A stretch of Fusarium poae strain DAOMC 252244 chromosome 2, whole genome shotgun sequence DNA encodes these proteins:
- a CDS encoding hypothetical protein (BUSCO:51628at5125) — protein MSKTAPAMNPWEVNALNYEFPQEGSFNVDGTVNSAGTWRRVQDPVIYPGLYAPSGIDIMSILFRIMGRPNPQVVLGPVDCSVALVVCDMARTDAPVIYVSDSFTDLTGYSSREAVGRNCRFLQAPPGQERRSDRKGADKVASHRMRQALMSGMEIQTSVTNYKKYGQPFNNLLTIIPVPADNTGACHCIGFLCEMD, from the exons ATGTCCAAGACAGCTCCTGCTATGAATCCTTGGGAGGTCAATGCTCTTAAC TACGAGTTTCCTCAAGAAGGCTCCTTTAACGTTGATGGCACAGTGAACTCCGCGGGCACTTGGCGTCGAGTTCAAGACCCTGTCATCTACCCAGGCCTCTATGCTCCCAGTGGTATTGACATCATGTCCATCTTG TTCCGAATAATGGGACGACCAAACCCCCAAGTTGTTCTGGGCCCCGTCGACTGCTCTGTCGCCCTTGTTGTTTGCGATATGGCCAGAACTGATGCTCCCGTCATCTATGTCTCGGACTCTTTCACTGATCTTACTGGATACTCTTCTCGTGAAGCTGTAGGCCGAAACTGCCGCTTCCTACAAGCACCACCTGGACAGGAGCGTCGGTCCGACAGGAAGGGCGCAGATAAGGTCGCTTCGCATCGCATGCGTCAGGCCCTCATGTCTGGAATGGAGATTCAGACTTCTGTCACCAACTACAAGAAATACGGACAGCCATTCAACAACCTCCTGACTATTATCCCAGTCCCTGCCGACAACACTGGCGCCTGTCATTGTATTGGCTTTTTATGCGAGATGGACTAA
- a CDS encoding hypothetical protein (BUSCO:7108at5125) — protein sequence MTRLSDNEALLIEPQEGGRPDETIEERCFSAALICLEGHFTQSPPMGPHTAAKVSSMINKTLEKTHTFRKTREAVSRNVAIWIWLTRIFAAAIPSLTTRSVGPLSSLNDPEKGVTPQESTALIVMNHVTIREDLETLIKLMHIARNLLVNAEPEVPQDICAAVHFDQMVYQTIILCVNVTSKGYDGEILDEAQRIKLGGVTELYKKLLVTSLQQAHNWTAKHDRNKMSFWFDVLFDDDGALSCRDENTGDTLGFQPEEAKRQVQHWLDRNSKLCDTARKLLKDHAQNHADKPPGNLAPIRPLAWNWLPDGSVDVPGDVTNTDEKINPVWKPDETDKFEQDRAYGRVSREIDTWWLNARDPNYDEWNVPMPSVEFAQTRLEHCRNNLIHQYAHSCGTDHSPPSGVVEEEQLSDHEHYPKQIEALHMIVKSCILDNAGSGLTRAGENLQKTRCRMFLALDCGKSLLREMLVFIAVWEKDEQSLIFQVTTQIVEALHHSALIPYAWNSLRIAKDIISPAQTVLLRLVNHMFRARVNNSSSQENKDNARDIKLVHFFLSFFRTRIVPECAALMHLQAQIREENFDPSEFPVDSWDMERAKDGLAQYLDFLTTVAEMMDTRAKLIEWEAVYDLITILSGLEAGVPKKPLIELPKRSPRSETNGNPMVERPYSSADDSLPPSPPPPPLQDPAHKFPWSGIKGQIFTIIATLLQPPPGQSSPGNPDVQMQMVKYNGIVPLLNCCAYDDHNPFAKERVTICLKWLLDGCEAANTFFRELVNLSPPPNLRPPPGGTTVSTIRVDGIQGDVKVQVRSSTAGPSEQETSDIVDGTGKIDLNQPSGGGSIEDDFMA from the exons ATGACGCGACTATCGGATAATGAAGCTCTATTGATCGAACCGCAAGAAGGCGGTCGACCCGATGAAACGATCGAGGAACGATGCTTCTCTGCGGCCCTCATCTGCCTTGAAGGGCACTTTACCCAGTCCCCTCCCATGGGACCGCACACAGCAGCCAAAGTGAGCTCTATGATCAACAAAACACTAGAAAAGACACATACGTTTCGCAAGACTCG TGAGGCCGTATCAAGAAATGTAGCGATCTGGATTTGGCTCACAAGGATTTTTGCGGCTGCTATACCCAGCCTCACTACAAGATCCGTGGGACCCTTATCAAGCCTCAACGATCCAGAGAAAGGCGTCACTCCACAAGAGAGCACAGCCTTGATTGTCATGAACCATGTGACGATAAGGGAAGACCTCGAAACTCTCATCAAACTGATGCACATCGCGCGCAACTTGCTTGTCAATGCGGAGCCTGAAGTGCCCCAGGATATCTGTGCCGCGGTTCACTTTGATCAAATGGTTTACCAAACAATCATCCTCTGTGTCAATGTTACTAGCAAAGGCTATGACGGAGAGATTCTTGACGAGGCTCAGAGAATAAAATTGGGCGGTGTTACAGAACTAT ACAAAAAGCTACTTGTAACTTCATTACAACAGGCACACAACTGGACAGCCAAACATGACAGGAACAAAATGTCGTTCTGGTTCGACGTTTTGTTTGACGACGATGGCGCGCTTTCATGTCGTGATGAGAATACTGGCGATACTTTAGGTTTCCAACCAGAAGAAGCCAAGAGACAGGTCCAACACTGGTTGGATAGAAATTCCAAGCTCTGCGACACTGCCAGGAAACTTCTCAAGGATCATGCGCAGAATCACGCCGACAAACCACCAGGAAACCTTGCTCCCATCCGTCCATTGGCCTGGAACTGGCTTCCAGATGGCTCTGTCGACGTTCCTGGAGATGTGACTAACACTGACGAGAAGATTAACCCGGTGTGGAAGCCAGATGAGACGGATAAGTTCGAGCAAGATCGTGCTTACGGCCGTGTCTCTAGAGAGATCGATACCTGGTGGTTGAATGCTCGCGACCCCAATTACGATGAATGGAATGTTCCTATGCCTTCCGTGGAGTTTGCACAGACTCGTCTTGAGCATTGTCGCAACAACCTCATCCATCAATACGCTCACTCTTGCGGGACGGATCATTCACCACCTTCGGGCGTCGTTGAGGAAGAACAGCTATCAGACCACGAACATT ACCCCAAGCAGATCGAGGCTTTGCACATGATCGTGAAATCGTGCATACTGGACAATGCTGGCTCTGGCTTGACTCGCGCGGGCGAGAACCTTCAAAAGACGCGCTGCCGTATGTTCCTAGCACTCGACTGTGGAAAGAGTCTGTTGCGAGAGATGCTGGTGTTCATTGCCGTCTGGGAAAAGGATGAGCAGTCACTGATATTCCAGGTGACAACCCAGATCGTAGAGGCTCTCCATCACAGCGCTTTGATTCCGTATGCGTGGAACTCTTTGCGCATAGCCAAGGATATCATTTCACCAGCACAGACAGTTCTCCTGCGACTTGTTAACCACATGTTCAGAGCTCGAGTCAACAATTCGTCTTCCCAGGAAAACAAGGACAACGCTCGCGACATCAAGCTTGTgcacttcttcttgagcttcttccgAACCCGCATCGTCCCAGAGTGCGCTGCTTTGATGCATCTCCAGGCTCAGATTCGCGAAGAGAACTTTGACCCATCCGAATTCCCTGTGGACAGTTGGGATATGGAACGTGCTAAAGATGGTTTGGCTCAATACCTTGATTTCCTCACCACGGTTGCCGAGATGATGGATACTCGGGCGAAGCTTATTGAATGGGAGGCTGTCTACGACCTCATCACCATTCTGAGTGGTCTAGAGGCCGGTGTGCCTAAGAAACCTCTGATTGAACTCCCGAAGCGGTCCCCGCGAAGCGAAACCAACGGCAACCCTATGGTTGAGCGGCCCTATTCATCTGCAGACGATAGCCTTCCACCTtcaccacctcctcctcctctacAAGATCCAGCTCACAAGTTCCCCTGGTCGGGAATTAAGGGACAAATCTTTACCATTATTGCTACTCTCCTACAGCCGCCCCCTGGTCAGAGCAGCCCAGGTAACCCCGATGTTCAGATGCAGATGGTCAAGTATAACGGAATTGTGCCTCTGCTCAACTGCTGCGCTTACGACGACCACAACCCTTTTGCCAAGGAACGAGTGACCATCTGCCTTAAATGGTTATTGGATGGATGCGAGGCCGCCAACACATTCTTTAGGGAACTTGTCAATCTTTCACCTCCACCCAACCTGCGCCCCCCACCCGGCGGTACGACCGTTTCGACGATTAGGGTCGATGGCATTCAAGGCGACGTCAAGGTACAAGTCCGCTCAAGTACAGCCGGGCCAAGCGAGCAAGAGACCAGTGATATCGTGGATGGAACTGGGAAAATCGATCTGAACCAACCAAGTGGAGGAGGCAGTATCGAGGATGATTTCATGGCATAA
- a CDS encoding hypothetical protein (BUSCO:35537at5125), whose product MADLPTTFDKPVHIAVIGGTGLGQLEGFEPVASLNPITPWGAPASPIQILSHKGGYVAFLARHGVHHQFAPHEVPNRANIAALRHIGVRSIIAFSAVGSLQEEIKPMDFVLPDQAIDRTKGVRPFTFFEGGVVGHVGFADPFDAGLANVVKTCAAHMEGEGVVLHDKGTVVVMEGPQFSTRAESHMYRSWGGSVINMSTLPEAKLAREAELAYQVIAMATDYDCWHSFEDVNVELVLKYMKANNENAKRLVAGVLDRLAELENSDLVLAKHLAGSSQGAVKFMTKPAGRNLEAMKKVEYLFPGFWEE is encoded by the exons ATGGCTGACCTCCCGACTACCTTTGACA AGCCTGTCCATATCGCCGTCATTGGCGGTACTGGTCTCGGCCAACTCGAAGGCTTCGAGCCTGTCGCTTCCCTGAACCCCATTACACCTTGGGGTGCTCCCGCGTCGCCGATCCAGATCCTTTCTCACAAGGGCGGCTACGTCGCTTTCCTTGCCCGCCACGGCGTTCACCACCAGTTTGCTCCTCACGAGGTTCCTAACCGTGCCAACATTGCTGCTCTACGACATATCGGTGTTCGATCCATTATTGCCTTCTCCGCTGTCGGTTCGTTGCAGGAGGAGATCAAGCCTATGGACTTTGTGCTCCCTGACCAGGCCATCGATCGCACAAAGGGCGTCCGACCTTTCACCTTCTTCGAGGGCGGTGTAGTTGGACACGTTGGGTTCGCTGATCCCTTTGATGCAGGTCTCGCCAATGTTGTCAAGACTTGCGCAGCTCACATGGAGGGCGAGGGCGTCGTCTTGCACGATAAGGGCACTGTCGTTGTTATGG AGGGACCACAGTTTTCGACTCGTGCTGAGTCGCACATGTACCGATCGTGGGGCGGTTCGGTCATCAACATGTCGACGCTTCCCGAAGCTAAGCTTGCTCGCGAGGCCGAGTTGGCTTACCAGGTAATTGCCATGGCGACTGACTACGACTGCTGGCACTCGTTCGAGGATGTCAACGTCGAGTTGGTTTTGAAGTACATGAAGGCCAACAATGAGAACGCCAAGCGCTTGGTTGCTGGCGTGCTGGATCGCCTTGCCGAGCTTGAGAACAGCGATTTGGTTCTGGCCAAGCATTTGGCCGGCTCTTCTCAAGGAGCCGTTAAGTTTATGACCAAGCCTGCGGGCCGCAACCTCGAGGCCATGAAGAAGGTTGAGTACCTTTTCCCAGGCTTCTGGGAAGAGTAA
- a CDS encoding hypothetical protein (BUSCO:35899at5125) — protein MSPKNDAPHHGAVVDIGGSNMYDDVAERLEQTLTSSYSSTSKPTLPDELLYDDVGLPIWNQIIFTPEFYQTHDEIALFDKHGADVAARCQAGVTIVDLGAGDTRKVGHLLAAFDKANVSTKYLALDISRSSLDHNIKYLVGQHPSKQSSVTCAGIWGTFGDGMNYVKKIQSPRLFLSLGSVLCNDPWPEALAHLKFWADALRPNDLLLIGMDGHILPGNRDKIWDAYHSCDDLYRQFFLNGFKHANRLAGEEWFREEDWEFLAQLEEEPTTRHRFFFRAKQDVKLEKMGRIIQKGEEFDWFDSHKYGEDNVRLMCYKAGLSVIDVWQAPNSEFRQYLVRRKDSKDQRDDADSAVSGVS, from the exons ATGAGCCCCAAGAATGATGCTCCCCACCATGGAGCTGTAGTCGATATCGGCGGCAGCAACATGTACGATGATGTTGCTGAACGGCTAGAGCAGACCCTCACGTCGTCGTATTCTTCAACCTCCAAGCCAACCCTCCCAGACGAGCTCCTATATGACGATGTAGGTTTGCCGATCTGGAACCAGATCATCTTCACTCCTGAGTTTTATCAGACTCATGACGAAATTGCACTCTTCGATAAGCACGGTGCAGATGTTGCTGCACGTTGCCAAGCTGGTGTCACTATTGTTGATCTAGGAGCCGG TGACACCCGCAAGGTTGGCCACCTTCTTGCTGCTTTCGACAAGGCCAACGTCTCCACCAAGTACCTTGCATTAGACATCTCTCGATCGTCATTGGACCACAACATCAAGTATCTGGTGGGACAGCATCCGAGCAAGCAGTCTTCTGTCACCTGCGCAGGTATTTGGGGAACCTTTGGCGACGGCATGAACTACGTGAAGAAAATCCAGTCGCCCCGACTGTTTCTGTCACTCGGATCTGTACTATGCAACGATCCCTGGCCCGAAGCGTTGGCTCACCTCAAGTTCTGGGCTGACGCTCTTCGCCCTAATGACCTCCTTCTCATCGGAATGGATGGCCACATCCTTCCAGGCAACCGAGACAAGATCTGGGATGCTTACCACTCGTGTGATGACCTTTATcgccagttcttcttgaaCGGATTCAAGCATGCCAACCGACTGGCAGGTGAAGAGTGGTTCCGTGAGGAGGACTGGGAATTCCTTGCtcagctggaggaggaaccCACGACACGACATCGATTCTTCTTCCGCGCCAAACAAGACGTCAAGCTCGAAAAGATGGGCCGCATCATCCAGAAGGGTGAAGAATTTGACTGGTTCGATTCTCACAAGTATGGCGAAGACAACGTGCGCCTTATGTGCTATAAAGCAGGACTGAGCGTGATTGATGTCTGGCAGGCACCTAACTCGGAGTTCC GTCAATATCTTGTACGCCGCAAGGACAGCAAGGACCAGCGAGACGACGCTGACAGCGCCGTCTCGGGAGTCAGTTAA